One segment of Triticum aestivum cultivar Chinese Spring chromosome 2A, IWGSC CS RefSeq v2.1, whole genome shotgun sequence DNA contains the following:
- the LOC123188291 gene encoding uncharacterized protein, with protein sequence MPSAPKPARSPATAICAGSKGRRPFERDVDGGERRPLALSSCSKRPDPHHARGHLCPLPILWMFVVFLQSSLDDTVLRHIGAAWVLQSDGGLQTFQAGPYWFRKSALHCADKAPVTSGRGRVAA encoded by the exons ATGCCGTCCGCTCCGAAGCCGGCGAGGTCCCCGGCGACCGCGATATGCGCGGGGTCTAAGGGCAGGCGGCCGTTTGAACGTGATgttgacggcggcgagcggcggccgcTCGCTCTCTCCTCCTGCTCCAAGCGGCCAGATCCGCACCATGCTCGCGGTCACCTCTGCCCCCTCCCCATCCTTTGGATGTTTGTTGTATTTCTTCAATCATCGTTGGATGATACAGTGCTGAGACACATCGGGGCCGCTTGGGTGTTGCAATCTGACGGCGGATTACAG ACATTCCAAGCGGGGCCTTACTGGTTTCGTAAATCTGCATTGCACTGTGCCGATAAGGCCCCCGTAACGTCTGGTCGGGGGCGTGTGGCAGCCTAG